One Flavobacterium sp. 90 DNA segment encodes these proteins:
- a CDS encoding metallophosphoesterase, which yields MSFKIIFCSLILLVLISCKTEQHSNEKKIQIAFIADVHLQDIFAKFEDNNYQGIKNPVTGEYANIRTMDSQLHSTRIFNENYFAFLEALNDIVKRGIKQVVLPGDFSDDGQPVHVRGLRKILNEYSQKYGISFFVTTGNHDVVRPFSQDAVKTDFLGKGGKEQIISSLANNFNKSKSELEPVITADIKNWGYKETIHEMRDFGFFPKKTDLYWETPFSNYTYEHYNFEEAQKESALEKRTYVIKNTNLSLPDASYLVEPIKGIWLLAIDANAYVPNDKLSGKPDDPHDFSGANTGYNNVLIYKSHLLNWVKKVSAEAKQKGKILIAFSHYPMVEFNDNASPELKQLFGADKMQLQRVPDEAVAQQFADAGIQIHFGGHMHINDTGVRTSAKGNTLFNIQTPSLAAYMPAYKILTIHSASELEVETVVIGKVNKFNSLFPFYEEEYAHLQNSKSNFIWNKEILKAKDYKEFTTWHLKELVRLRFLPEDFPAEFLKSIVNLSGKDLLLINKNVSEIDKELQSNSLTISDFESWTGFDMIFDFYRLKNADELAIPEIGSKRLKQYELVCRQLKKSNDSKLILWAQIFLKTMNGEPSDHFKIDLKNNKIDNLSVK from the coding sequence ATGTCATTCAAAATTATCTTTTGTTCATTGATTCTTTTAGTTCTGATTTCCTGCAAAACAGAGCAGCATTCTAATGAAAAAAAGATCCAAATCGCTTTTATAGCCGATGTTCATTTACAAGATATTTTTGCAAAATTTGAAGACAACAATTATCAGGGAATCAAAAATCCGGTTACGGGCGAATATGCCAATATCAGAACGATGGATTCCCAACTGCATTCGACCAGAATTTTCAATGAAAATTATTTTGCCTTTTTAGAAGCCTTAAATGATATCGTGAAAAGAGGCATCAAACAAGTTGTACTTCCGGGCGATTTTAGCGATGACGGACAACCTGTTCACGTACGCGGATTACGAAAAATACTCAACGAATATTCCCAAAAATACGGAATCTCATTTTTTGTAACGACCGGGAATCATGATGTTGTAAGACCATTTTCGCAAGATGCCGTTAAAACTGATTTTCTGGGTAAAGGTGGAAAAGAGCAAATTATCAGCAGTTTAGCAAACAATTTCAATAAAAGTAAAAGTGAACTGGAACCAGTCATTACAGCCGATATAAAAAACTGGGGTTATAAGGAAACCATTCACGAAATGAGAGATTTTGGTTTTTTTCCAAAAAAGACTGATTTGTATTGGGAAACGCCTTTTTCAAATTACACATATGAGCATTATAATTTTGAAGAAGCTCAAAAAGAATCTGCTTTAGAAAAAAGAACGTATGTAATTAAAAATACCAATTTGTCTCTTCCGGATGCGAGTTATTTGGTTGAACCAATTAAAGGAATCTGGCTTTTGGCAATTGATGCCAATGCTTATGTGCCGAACGATAAATTATCAGGAAAACCAGATGATCCGCATGATTTTTCTGGAGCGAATACAGGTTATAATAATGTTCTAATTTATAAAAGTCATTTACTAAACTGGGTCAAAAAAGTTTCCGCGGAAGCGAAACAAAAAGGAAAAATACTGATCGCTTTCAGTCATTATCCAATGGTTGAATTTAATGACAATGCATCGCCGGAATTAAAACAGCTATTTGGTGCCGATAAAATGCAATTGCAAAGAGTTCCAGATGAAGCAGTTGCGCAACAATTTGCAGATGCAGGAATTCAGATTCATTTTGGCGGACATATGCATATCAATGATACGGGCGTAAGAACATCAGCAAAAGGAAATACATTGTTTAATATTCAAACGCCATCACTTGCAGCATATATGCCCGCGTATAAAATATTGACCATTCATTCTGCTTCTGAACTTGAAGTTGAAACTGTTGTAATTGGCAAAGTCAATAAATTCAATAGTTTATTTCCTTTTTATGAAGAAGAATATGCTCATTTACAAAATAGTAAAAGCAATTTTATTTGGAATAAAGAAATCTTAAAAGCAAAGGATTATAAAGAATTTACCACTTGGCATTTAAAAGAATTAGTACGATTAAGGTTTTTGCCCGAAGATTTTCCTGCCGAATTTTTAAAGTCAATTGTAAACCTTTCAGGTAAAGATTTATTGCTAATAAATAAAAATGTTTCAGAAATTGATAAAGAGCTGCAATCAAATTCTTTAACAATTTCTGATTTCGAATCATGGACGGGTTTTGATATGATTTTCGATTTTTACCGCTTAAAAAATGCCGATGAATTAGCCATTCCTGAAATCGGAAGCAAGAGATTAAAACAATATGAATTGGTTTGCAGGCAGTTAAAAAAATCAAATGATTCAAAATTGATTTTATGGGCACAAATATTTTTGAAGACCATGAATGGCGAGCCTTCCGATCATTTTAAGATTGATTTAAAAAATAATAAAATTGATAATTTATCTGTTAAATAA
- a CDS encoding RagB/SusD family nutrient uptake outer membrane protein, whose protein sequence is MKKILKYLGLPVLMAGLIWSCDDLDVPITTQLTPEVFPQNSTQYIQTTGPVYTAFRGEFSFAWWWSQSLSTDEAILPARGGNWFDNRNYIAMHFHDWNADNGIIGSLWDWSSKVIGTSNQAISILNQTMPEGSDKKTLISELKTMRAISYFMLMDSYGDVPLDTLYGDFSSHAKTPRKDVFNFIEKELKKAVPNLNPASGVSTYGRPNKQTANAMLAKLYLNAQVYTGTQRYNDCIAACDQVISSGLYNVEPRATYLQMFYPNNGPLMKEFIFAVPYDPAAVTVGFNGQMYHARYDVPRSERTKFGLPYTPSAPRSTLPEFYAYFNDVNDIRNKQWLTGLQYLNDGVTPVTVTTTKKGYDQFYTGSDGGAAYTYQVNLTPDIIPRQSVTLFDLGNDEIAWNMGYRNIKFYPDATSTNRNQKNDVPFLRYSDVLLMKAESILRGGSPTSGQDADALVNMVRSNRTTSAPLSGVSLEDLYKERSREFTWEAWHRNDMIRFGKYEGQWGYKTDTDIRHRVFPIPTNAMVLNPALTQNDGY, encoded by the coding sequence ATGAAAAAGATATTAAAATATTTAGGGCTTCCAGTACTTATGGCTGGTTTAATCTGGTCTTGTGATGATCTGGATGTGCCTATTACAACACAATTGACACCTGAAGTTTTTCCTCAAAACTCAACACAATATATTCAGACTACAGGACCTGTTTATACAGCATTTCGCGGAGAGTTTTCATTTGCCTGGTGGTGGTCTCAATCTTTATCTACAGATGAAGCTATTTTACCGGCAAGAGGCGGTAACTGGTTTGATAACAGAAATTATATCGCCATGCATTTTCACGATTGGAATGCAGACAATGGTATCATAGGAAGCCTTTGGGATTGGTCGTCTAAAGTTATTGGAACAAGTAATCAGGCAATTTCAATTTTAAACCAGACAATGCCTGAAGGTTCAGATAAAAAAACGCTGATTTCTGAATTAAAAACAATGCGCGCTATTTCTTATTTCATGTTAATGGATAGTTATGGAGATGTGCCATTAGATACATTGTATGGTGATTTTTCGTCTCATGCTAAAACTCCCAGAAAAGATGTTTTCAATTTTATTGAGAAAGAATTAAAAAAAGCAGTTCCTAATTTAAACCCTGCATCAGGAGTTTCAACTTATGGAAGACCAAATAAACAGACTGCTAACGCAATGCTGGCTAAATTGTATTTGAATGCTCAAGTGTATACAGGAACACAACGTTATAATGATTGTATCGCAGCTTGTGATCAGGTAATTAGTTCAGGTTTATATAATGTTGAGCCAAGAGCAACTTATCTTCAAATGTTTTATCCTAACAATGGACCATTAATGAAAGAGTTCATTTTTGCAGTGCCTTATGATCCCGCAGCAGTTACAGTTGGTTTCAACGGACAAATGTACCACGCCCGTTATGATGTACCTCGTTCTGAAAGAACTAAGTTCGGTCTTCCTTATACGCCAAGTGCACCTAGAAGTACCCTTCCGGAATTTTATGCATACTTTAATGATGTAAATGATATACGTAACAAACAATGGCTTACAGGTCTTCAGTATCTGAATGACGGTGTTACTCCGGTAACGGTTACAACAACCAAAAAAGGATATGATCAGTTTTATACAGGATCTGATGGAGGTGCAGCATATACCTATCAGGTAAATTTGACGCCAGATATTATTCCTCGTCAAAGCGTAACTTTATTTGATCTTGGAAATGACGAAATTGCCTGGAACATGGGATATAGAAATATTAAATTCTACCCGGATGCTACTTCAACAAATCGTAACCAAAAGAATGACGTTCCTTTCTTGCGTTATTCAGATGTCCTTTTAATGAAAGCAGAATCAATTCTTCGTGGCGGAAGCCCAACTTCAGGACAAGACGCTGATGCATTAGTAAATATGGTTCGTTCTAATCGTACAACTTCTGCACCTTTGAGCGGTGTAAGTTTAGAAGACCTTTATAAAGAAAGAAGCCGCGAGTTTACATGGGAAGCATGGCATAGAAACGATATGATCCGTTTTGGGAAATATGAAGGACAATGGGGCTATAAAACTGATACAGATATTCGCCACCGCGTTTTCCCAATCCCAACAAATGCTATGGTTTTAAATCCTGCTTTGACACAAAATGATGGATATTAA
- a CDS encoding GH92 family glycosyl hydrolase, whose translation MELNKIYKIGRIGVSLALVFLVSCKTQKEVSLKKKEVSDMVYPLLDTENSRWFYFSSASRPFGMVNLNPDTEINGDWGGGYKYTTDTVKGFSHVHEWQMSGVSVMPVTVSEENKQTIFKDFYSKFSHQTEIITPGYHSLKLDRYQIITELTSTPRVGFHKYTFPIKAQKAVLFNLNTILGPCENTNGKLEKNNDYELSGSLVLSTNFRRPKPLTVFFKIKTNEPVTSLERDNVTGNYLVNFNKTSQQILMKVGISYTSIENANNNIETELPHWNFNKTVADSRKEWSNLLGRIKIEGGTVSDQRRFYTDLWHALQGRKMISDANGAYPDNTGDKFRVGHLPLNADGKPKFNHYNSDAFWGAQWTINNLWGLVYPEIMEEFVYSLMQYYKDGGIIPRGPSGGNDTYVMTGASATPFIVSAIQKGIVTQDLEAIYIALKKNHMPGGIMEKAGYEHNTNIGGGLKYYLEKGYVPYPLPEGNFGSHEDGASQTLEYAYQDWTLAQLAKKLNHEEDYKYFMKRAENYKNIFDAKTGWMRPKNVEGKWRENYDPYQYENGFIESNGAQSTWFVPHDIEGLAVLMGGKEKAVAKLNAQFETAKKQKYTSGTSHDAELHPEFSRIPVNFGNQPSMQTSNIFTVLGRPDLTQYWTRNVVKETFSGLSPSTGYNGDEDQGLMGSLNVLLKLGLFQMNGGTDKDAVYQIGSPIFNKISIALNPKYYSGKTFVIKANNNNPENVYIKEIRYNNTTVKDFTLSHKEITNGGELILEMSDKP comes from the coding sequence ATGGAATTAAATAAAATCTATAAAATAGGACGTATTGGAGTAAGTTTAGCTCTTGTTTTTTTAGTGTCATGTAAAACCCAAAAAGAAGTTTCTTTAAAAAAGAAAGAAGTATCAGATATGGTTTATCCTTTATTGGACACAGAAAATTCCAGATGGTTTTACTTCTCATCAGCAAGTCGTCCGTTTGGTATGGTAAACTTAAATCCTGATACCGAAATTAATGGTGATTGGGGAGGCGGTTATAAATATACTACAGATACAGTTAAGGGTTTTAGCCACGTTCACGAATGGCAGATGTCAGGCGTATCAGTAATGCCAGTAACAGTTTCAGAAGAAAACAAACAAACTATTTTCAAAGATTTTTATTCCAAATTCAGTCATCAAACCGAAATTATAACTCCGGGATATCATTCTTTAAAACTGGATCGATATCAGATAATTACAGAATTAACCAGCACGCCAAGAGTTGGATTTCATAAATATACTTTTCCAATAAAGGCACAAAAAGCAGTTCTTTTTAATTTGAATACTATTTTAGGACCTTGCGAAAATACAAACGGAAAATTAGAAAAAAACAATGATTATGAACTTTCCGGATCATTAGTTTTGAGTACCAATTTTAGACGTCCAAAACCATTAACAGTATTTTTTAAAATTAAAACAAATGAACCTGTTACGTCTTTAGAAAGAGACAATGTGACGGGTAATTATTTGGTTAATTTTAATAAAACGTCCCAACAAATATTAATGAAAGTTGGAATATCCTACACCTCAATTGAAAATGCCAATAACAATATTGAAACCGAATTACCACATTGGAATTTTAATAAAACAGTTGCGGATTCCAGAAAAGAATGGAGCAATTTATTGGGAAGAATAAAAATAGAAGGAGGAACAGTATCTGATCAAAGAAGATTTTATACTGATCTATGGCATGCTTTGCAAGGGAGAAAAATGATCAGTGATGCAAATGGAGCTTATCCTGATAACACAGGCGACAAATTCAGAGTTGGACATTTGCCTTTAAATGCTGATGGAAAACCGAAATTCAATCATTATAATTCAGATGCTTTTTGGGGAGCACAATGGACAATAAATAATCTTTGGGGACTTGTATATCCTGAAATTATGGAAGAATTTGTGTACTCTTTAATGCAGTATTATAAAGACGGCGGTATAATTCCGCGTGGTCCTTCAGGAGGAAATGATACGTATGTAATGACAGGAGCCTCGGCAACACCTTTTATTGTTAGCGCGATCCAGAAAGGAATTGTAACACAAGATTTAGAAGCTATTTATATTGCACTCAAAAAAAATCATATGCCGGGCGGTATTATGGAAAAAGCCGGATATGAACACAATACCAATATTGGTGGCGGATTAAAATACTATTTAGAAAAAGGATATGTGCCGTATCCGCTTCCTGAAGGAAATTTTGGAAGCCATGAAGACGGTGCAAGCCAGACTTTAGAATATGCGTATCAGGATTGGACTTTGGCGCAATTGGCTAAAAAACTAAACCATGAAGAAGATTATAAGTATTTCATGAAAAGAGCTGAAAACTATAAAAATATATTTGATGCCAAAACAGGCTGGATGCGTCCGAAAAATGTGGAAGGGAAATGGCGTGAAAATTATGATCCATATCAATATGAAAATGGATTTATAGAATCAAATGGAGCGCAATCAACATGGTTTGTGCCGCATGATATTGAGGGTTTAGCCGTTTTAATGGGAGGAAAAGAAAAAGCTGTCGCAAAATTGAATGCTCAATTTGAAACCGCTAAAAAACAAAAATATACTTCCGGTACATCGCATGATGCAGAATTACATCCTGAATTTAGCAGAATTCCAGTTAATTTTGGAAATCAGCCTTCTATGCAGACATCAAATATTTTTACCGTATTAGGAAGACCGGATTTAACACAATATTGGACAAGAAACGTAGTAAAAGAAACTTTCAGCGGATTATCTCCTTCAACCGGGTATAACGGAGACGAAGACCAGGGATTAATGGGAAGTCTGAATGTATTGCTTAAATTAGGTTTATTTCAAATGAATGGAGGAACAGACAAAGATGCCGTTTATCAAATAGGAAGCCCAATATTTAATAAAATCTCGATTGCATTAAATCCGAAATATTATTCAGGTAAAACATTTGTGATAAAAGCCAATAATAACAATCCTGAAAATGTGTATATAAAAGAGATCAGATACAACAATACAACTGTAAAAGATTTCACTCTTTCGCATAAGGAGATTACCAATGGAGGCGAATTAATTTTAGAAATGTCAGACAAACCATAA
- a CDS encoding GH92 family glycosyl hydrolase, translating into MKIYTKAIFFLGITICCTHQINAQKQLYNYVDPMIGSEGVGRVFIGPSCPYGMVKPSPDCTSSPNSGWLPMPKEVTGFSQVHVSGTGGGPKYGNIQIMPFSGALDKMDQTSFRAEENVKLGYYETVFKENNIKTEITTGEKVSFYRFTYPKNTSKELKIDPGFFLGEEKIPDAREAQQFVGSQIEIVSDTEVRGYSRIRGGWNNGRAYTVYFWAVFDQPIAKYVTFKDGKFYNNQKAQFDSGKKTAALLSFGNTGKEELNVKIGISFLSELKAKNNIEIEIPHWDFNTVLSTLENKWENLLSRIKVSEDTSEDYKKMFYTGLYHTMIMPVDRTGENPLWTNDEPYYDDFYTIWDTFRTSSPLITLIDSKRKVDIINAMLNIYKREGYLPEGRSGNDNGRTQGGSNAEVVLADAFVKNLKGIDYELALQAMLKDATVPPGGNEEKEGRGGLMDYLKLGYVPYGTDRAGNRTIDYAYNDYNIAIVAKGLGKMDLYNQYIKQADNWQNLWRSDYENNGAKGFIMPKDKDGNWLDDVVFGESKIQKPTFKYTPVIIESPWYVCHWCVFFYEGNSWEYSLSIPHDVPELIRKSGGEKAFEDRLNTFFNSDLYNVANEPSFLTPCLYHWIGKPYLSSDRIRTIIKNNFNTSREGLPGNDDSGAMSSWLAFHMMGLYPNAGQPYYLINTPLIKETIMQLENGKKFKISAKKMSDKNKYIKAAFLNGKAYNKAWILHDDINNGGELVLEMDSKPSAWGTTIFPPKK; encoded by the coding sequence ATGAAAATATATACCAAAGCCATATTTTTTTTAGGAATAACAATATGCTGTACTCATCAAATAAATGCCCAAAAGCAGCTTTATAATTACGTCGATCCTATGATTGGATCAGAAGGAGTCGGCAGGGTTTTTATAGGTCCTTCATGTCCTTACGGAATGGTAAAACCAAGTCCGGACTGCACCTCGAGCCCAAACAGTGGCTGGCTTCCGATGCCAAAAGAAGTAACAGGTTTCAGCCAGGTACATGTGAGCGGAACGGGCGGAGGTCCGAAATATGGAAACATTCAGATTATGCCATTTTCTGGTGCTTTGGATAAAATGGACCAGACTTCTTTCAGAGCCGAAGAAAATGTAAAACTGGGTTACTATGAAACTGTTTTCAAAGAAAATAATATTAAAACTGAAATAACGACAGGAGAGAAAGTCTCTTTTTACAGATTTACTTACCCAAAAAATACATCAAAGGAATTAAAGATTGATCCGGGATTTTTTCTGGGAGAAGAAAAGATTCCTGATGCCAGAGAAGCCCAGCAGTTTGTAGGTTCTCAAATCGAAATTGTTTCAGATACAGAAGTGAGAGGATATAGCAGAATCAGAGGAGGCTGGAATAACGGACGCGCTTATACGGTTTATTTTTGGGCAGTTTTCGATCAGCCAATTGCAAAATATGTAACGTTCAAAGACGGAAAGTTCTACAACAATCAAAAAGCACAGTTTGATTCCGGAAAAAAAACTGCTGCCTTGCTTTCTTTCGGAAATACAGGAAAAGAAGAGCTGAATGTCAAAATTGGAATCTCATTTTTAAGCGAATTAAAAGCAAAAAATAATATAGAAATTGAAATTCCGCATTGGGATTTTAATACCGTTTTATCTACTTTAGAAAATAAATGGGAAAACTTATTAAGCCGAATTAAAGTATCTGAAGATACATCAGAAGATTATAAAAAAATGTTCTACACAGGTTTATATCATACTATGATTATGCCTGTTGACCGCACTGGAGAAAATCCGTTATGGACAAATGACGAGCCGTATTATGATGATTTTTATACAATTTGGGATACTTTTAGAACGTCAAGTCCTTTAATTACGCTCATAGATTCTAAACGTAAAGTGGATATCATCAATGCCATGTTGAACATTTACAAACGCGAAGGTTATTTGCCCGAAGGAAGAAGCGGCAACGACAACGGACGAACTCAGGGCGGTTCGAATGCTGAGGTTGTTCTGGCAGATGCATTTGTAAAAAACTTAAAAGGAATAGATTACGAATTGGCTTTACAGGCAATGCTTAAAGACGCCACAGTTCCGCCGGGAGGAAATGAAGAAAAAGAAGGAAGAGGCGGACTAATGGATTACCTGAAATTAGGATACGTTCCTTACGGCACAGACCGCGCAGGAAACAGAACAATTGATTATGCATACAATGATTATAATATTGCCATTGTCGCCAAAGGATTAGGTAAAATGGATTTGTATAATCAGTACATTAAACAAGCCGACAATTGGCAGAATTTATGGCGTTCAGATTATGAAAATAACGGAGCAAAAGGATTTATTATGCCAAAAGACAAAGATGGAAACTGGCTTGATGATGTTGTTTTTGGAGAATCAAAAATCCAGAAACCTACTTTTAAATATACGCCGGTAATTATAGAATCGCCTTGGTATGTCTGCCATTGGTGCGTATTTTTTTACGAAGGAAATTCATGGGAATATTCATTGAGTATTCCGCACGATGTTCCGGAACTGATTCGTAAATCTGGCGGCGAAAAAGCGTTTGAAGACAGATTGAATACTTTCTTTAATTCAGATTTGTATAATGTTGCCAACGAACCTTCATTTTTAACGCCATGTTTGTATCACTGGATCGGAAAACCCTATTTGAGCAGCGACAGAATCAGAACCATTATCAAAAATAATTTCAATACTTCAAGAGAAGGACTTCCCGGCAACGACGATTCGGGTGCGATGTCTTCCTGGCTGGCATTTCACATGATGGGACTGTATCCAAATGCCGGACAGCCTTATTATTTGATCAACACGCCTTTGATAAAAGAAACTATAATGCAATTGGAAAACGGTAAAAAGTTTAAAATCTCAGCTAAAAAAATGAGCGATAAAAACAAATACATAAAAGCGGCATTTTTAAACGGGAAAGCCTATAACAAAGCGTGGATTTTACATGATGATATTAATAACGGAGGAGAATTAGTTTTAGAAATGGATTCGAAACCTTCGGCTTGGGGAACAACAATTTTTCCTCCAAAGAAATAA